A window of the Wolbachia endosymbiont (group A) of Pogonocherus hispidulus genome harbors these coding sequences:
- a CDS encoding HNH endonuclease signature motif containing protein produces MTSNKIRLTIHSDHVIKRHIKVQKTRSPYDGDWVYWGKCLRKIPDKPLGVIKLLRLQQSKCDNCRLWFKSDDTIEIHHKDRNRRNNMIKNLSLLHGHCHDELHRRCA; encoded by the coding sequence ATGACAAGTAACAAGATACGTCTTACTATACACAGCGATCATGTTATTAAACGACATATCAAAGTGCAAAAAACCAGATCCCCATATGATGGTGATTGGGTATATTGGGGTAAATGTCTGAGAAAAATACCAGATAAGCCACTAGGAGTAATAAAATTATTGAGGTTGCAACAAAGTAAATGCGATAATTGTAGACTATGGTTTAAAAGTGATGATACAATAGAAATACATCACAAAGACCGGAATAGACGAAACAATATGATCAAAAACTTATCTTTGTTACATGGACATTGTCACGATGAATTACACAGGAGGTGTGCATGA
- a CDS encoding group II intron maturase-specific domain-containing protein → MRGAPQERVIKDLNPINRGWSQYYSSVVSCKIFSSLDNIMHRKL, encoded by the coding sequence ATGCGTGGAGCACCACAAGAACGGGTGATAAAGGATCTCAATCCAATAAACAGAGGATGGAGTCAATATTACTCCTCGGTAGTTTCATGTAAAATCTTTAGCTCATTGGATAATATTATGCATAGAAAACTCTGA
- a CDS encoding IS4 family transposase, which produces MPTSIRFCKGQEEGSEDIALVRAINEAKVKKEDILLFDRGIRKVGTFAEFDEKEYKFITRVETSRKHDVVSRSKVIQGQQQDGSEILEDIIVNLYRAQGKIAEKHNLRLIKIKNKAGNEIWFLTNLFTMPAYDVAQAYRRRWDIEVFFKFIKQNLGYKHFLSHSMNGMKVYIYMIIITALLFLVYKIKNNLHGFKMALLQFTLDLNDSFIRSIVLLSGGNLHVVDHLISRHF; this is translated from the coding sequence TTGCCAACAAGTATAAGGTTTTGTAAAGGGCAAGAAGAAGGTAGTGAAGACATAGCACTGGTAAGGGCAATCAACGAAGCAAAAGTTAAAAAAGAGGATATTTTGCTATTTGATAGGGGAATCAGAAAGGTTGGAACTTTTGCTGAGTTTGATGAGAAGGAATACAAATTTATAACAAGAGTTGAAACAAGCAGAAAGCATGATGTTGTAAGTAGGAGTAAAGTTATTCAAGGACAACAGCAAGATGGATCAGAAATTTTAGAAGATATAATAGTTAATCTTTATCGCGCACAGGGCAAAATTGCAGAAAAGCATAACTTACGTTTGATAAAAATCAAAAACAAGGCAGGAAATGAAATATGGTTTTTAACTAACTTGTTTACGATGCCTGCTTATGATGTTGCACAGGCGTATAGGCGAAGGTGGGACATAGAAGTATTCTTCAAATTTATAAAGCAAAACCTTGGATATAAACACTTTTTGAGCCATAGCATGAACGGAATGAAAGTATATATTTATATGATTATTATTACAGCCCTGCTGTTTCTCGTTTATAAAATTAAAAACAATTTACATGGATTTAAAATGGCATTATTGCAATTTACACTAGATCTTAATGATTCTTTTATACGCTCAATTGTTTTACTATCAGGAGGTAATTTACATGTTGTCGATCATCTTATATCACGCCATTTTTGA
- a CDS encoding reverse transcriptase domain-containing protein, with product MNKTKSFDIPKQLIWRAYKQVSKSKGAAGVDEVSITKFEENLKDNLYKLWNRMSSGSYFPEPVKAVAVPKDTGGGQRILGVPSVFDRIGQTAASMYLEPLVEPKFHEDSYGYRPNKSALDAVDTARKRCWRYDWTVDLDISGFFDNLDHDLALQAIKKHTDCKWVILYVERWMKSPIQLADGSKVVRDKGVPQGSSVSPIISNIFMHHVFDIWMKKNYPTVPFERYVDDAIVHCKTQK from the coding sequence ATGAATAAAACAAAGTCTTTTGATATACCGAAGCAACTTATTTGGAGAGCTTATAAACAAGTATCGAAAAGTAAAGGTGCAGCAGGTGTGGATGAGGTTTCGATAACAAAGTTTGAAGAGAATCTAAAAGATAATCTATACAAACTATGGAATCGGATGTCATCCGGAAGTTATTTTCCAGAGCCTGTAAAAGCTGTAGCAGTACCGAAAGATACGGGAGGAGGACAAAGAATTTTAGGTGTTCCTTCAGTGTTCGACAGGATAGGGCAAACGGCTGCTTCTATGTATCTTGAGCCGCTAGTAGAGCCAAAATTCCACGAAGATTCATATGGTTATAGACCAAATAAATCAGCACTGGATGCGGTAGATACAGCACGCAAAAGATGCTGGAGGTACGATTGGACGGTAGATCTTGATATATCTGGATTTTTCGACAATCTGGACCACGATTTAGCACTGCAGGCTATCAAGAAACACACAGACTGCAAATGGGTCATACTATACGTTGAAAGGTGGATGAAATCCCCTATACAACTTGCAGATGGCAGTAAGGTAGTTAGGGATAAAGGAGTTCCACAAGGAAGTTCAGTTAGCCCAATCATCTCTAATATATTCATGCATCATGTGTTTGATATATGGATGAAAAAGAACTACCCGACAGTACCATTTGAGAGGTATGTGGATGATGCGATAGTGCATTGCAAGACTCAAAAATAG
- a CDS encoding reverse transcriptase/maturase family protein, giving the protein MRCNKAVWIPKPGKPLERRPLGIPTISCRAKQTLVKMALEPEWEAKFEPNIYGFRPGRSCHDAIEAIFDVLKQKTAYVLDADISGCFDNINHNKLLEKLNTTPTLKKIIRGWLGAGVMEDGKLQSTKRGTIQGGTISPLLACVALHGLEQHVKKALTNELFQCMKRKYGRISHKNAQKSISIIFYCDDCAP; this is encoded by the coding sequence GTGCGATGCAACAAGGCCGTATGGATTCCAAAACCTGGTAAGCCATTGGAACGTCGTCCCCTTGGTATTCCCACTATATCGTGTCGAGCAAAACAAACACTTGTTAAAATGGCGCTAGAACCCGAATGGGAGGCAAAATTTGAGCCGAACATTTATGGTTTTAGACCTGGTAGATCTTGTCATGATGCAATTGAAGCCATATTTGATGTGCTAAAACAGAAAACAGCATATGTATTAGATGCTGATATTTCTGGATGCTTTGACAATATTAACCATAATAAACTGCTTGAAAAGCTCAATACCACACCAACGTTAAAGAAAATCATAAGAGGATGGTTAGGAGCGGGTGTTATGGAAGATGGAAAGCTTCAATCCACAAAACGTGGTACAATTCAAGGAGGGACGATCTCACCGTTGCTAGCTTGTGTTGCATTACACGGATTAGAGCAACATGTCAAAAAAGCATTAACAAACGAACTCTTTCAATGCATGAAAAGAAAATATGGTAGGATATCGCATAAAAACGCGCAAAAGTCTATTAGTATAATTTTCTACTGTGATGATTGTGCGCCGTAG
- a CDS encoding transposase translates to MLEEVHAVKVLYADRAYDRHKLYELCNKFGIKTKVLPKNNATEHQKLDYMDDRNAAVRLIKSYDCIKKWKEEVDYGKRARIEGFFSRLKQIFGFSFRNKSEINRERELLLKCYLLNKFTDIGMAKFEIVT, encoded by the coding sequence TTGTTAGAAGAAGTTCATGCTGTAAAGGTATTATATGCGGATAGAGCATATGACAGGCATAAGCTTTACGAATTATGTAACAAGTTTGGTATAAAGACAAAAGTTCTTCCGAAAAACAACGCAACAGAGCACCAAAAATTGGATTACATGGATGATAGAAATGCTGCTGTTAGACTAATAAAGTCATATGATTGCATAAAAAAGTGGAAAGAAGAAGTAGATTATGGAAAGAGAGCTCGCATTGAAGGATTTTTCTCAAGATTAAAGCAAATATTCGGATTTAGTTTTAGGAACAAATCTGAAATTAATCGTGAGAGGGAACTGCTACTCAAGTGTTATTTACTTAACAAATTCACTGATATTGGTATGGCTAAATTTGAGATAGTTACATGA
- a CDS encoding transposase yields MPQKMRVSNQNEYNKFLQERGNIFRYINEAIENWYENSPKMQGGNNIYSNKVVILIHIITHLFRIGLRKTVGFIKRYLQQIGRDLAVISYSQASRRFKKLNIKINDCRIDKNNMEDIEIAIDSTSISNTPEGK; encoded by the coding sequence ATGCCACAAAAAATGAGAGTCAGTAACCAAAACGAATATAACAAATTTCTCCAAGAAAGGGGAAATATTTTTCGTTACATCAATGAAGCTATCGAAAATTGGTATGAAAATAGTCCAAAAATGCAGGGTGGCAACAATATTTACAGCAATAAAGTGGTAATTTTGATACATATAATAACCCATCTATTCAGAATAGGTTTAAGAAAAACAGTCGGGTTTATAAAAAGATATTTGCAACAAATAGGAAGAGATTTGGCAGTTATCAGCTATTCACAAGCATCAAGAAGGTTTAAGAAACTTAATATTAAGATCAATGATTGCAGAATTGATAAAAATAATATGGAAGATATCGAAATTGCCATAGATAGCACAAGCATCAGCAATACCCCAGAAGGAAAATAG
- a CDS encoding transposase: MPQKMRVSNCHEYNKFLHERGNIFRYINKAIENWYENSPKIPGGNNIYSDKVVILVHIITYLFRIGLRQTVGFIAGYLEQVGKNLQVISYSQASRRFKKLNI, from the coding sequence ATGCCACAAAAAATGAGAGTCAGTAACTGCCATGAATATAACAAATTTCTCCATGAAAGGGGAAATATTTTTCGTTACATCAATAAAGCTATCGAAAATTGGTATGAAAATAGTCCAAAAATACCGGGTGGCAACAATATCTATAGCGATAAAGTTGTGATTTTGGTGCACATAATAACTTATTTATTTAGAATAGGCCTGAGGCAAACAGTTGGATTTATAGCAGGATACCTTGAGCAAGTTGGGAAAAATTTGCAAGTTATCAGCTATTCCCAGGCTTCAAGAAGGTTTAAAAAACTTAACATATGA
- a CDS encoding transposase codes for MEIGSKKAIAVKYSNGVYSDHYGACDLIERVDAKYNISTLYADRAYDRRKLYKLCNELGIKTKIPPKNNAAEHPKLDYMAERNSAIKLIKSYDEDGIKKWKKEMSYGKRSYIEGFFS; via the coding sequence TTGGAAATAGGTAGCAAAAAAGCCATAGCTGTAAAATACAGTAACGGTGTCTACTCTGATCACTATGGAGCCTGTGATCTTATTGAAAGGGTTGATGCTAAATACAACATAAGCACACTATATGCAGACAGGGCATATGACCGAAGGAAGTTATATAAATTGTGCAATGAGCTTGGCATAAAGACAAAGATTCCTCCGAAAAATAATGCAGCAGAGCATCCAAAGTTAGACTATATGGCTGAGAGAAATTCTGCAATCAAGCTCATAAAGTCATATGATGAAGATGGTATAAAGAAGTGGAAAAAAGAGATGAGTTATGGAAAGAGATCTTATATAGAAGGTTTTTTCTCGTGA
- the ndk gene encoding nucleoside-diphosphate kinase gives MAIERTLSILKPDAVKNNITGKINSYIESSGLKIIAQKMMLLTKKQAELFYEIHKDRSFFGELIEFMTSGPVIVQVLVGENAVSKYRQIMGATDPKQADKGTIRGDFADDISENRVHGSDSLENARKEIAFFFAERELV, from the coding sequence ATGGCAATTGAGAGAACACTTTCGATATTAAAACCTGATGCAGTAAAAAATAATATTACAGGCAAGATAAATTCATACATTGAAAGCTCTGGGCTCAAAATTATAGCACAAAAAATGATGTTACTGACAAAAAAACAAGCAGAGCTGTTTTATGAAATTCATAAAGATAGGTCTTTTTTTGGGGAATTGATAGAGTTTATGACTTCTGGTCCTGTGATAGTTCAAGTTTTAGTTGGTGAAAATGCAGTAAGTAAATACAGACAAATCATGGGAGCTACCGATCCAAAGCAGGCAGATAAAGGTACAATCAGGGGTGATTTTGCTGATGACATTAGTGAAAATAGAGTTCACGGCTCGGATAGTCTAGAAAATGCTCGTAAGGAGATAGCTTTCTTTTTTGCTGAACGTGAGTTGGTGTAG
- the hemH gene encoding ferrochelatase: MKKAVILFNLGGPDSLNAVRPFLFNLFYDRRIINLPNSFRFLLAKFISAKRENTAQEIYEQIGGKSPILDNTKAQANALELKLNENRNHVHKVFICMRYWRPFADEVIKSVKQFDPDEVILLPLYPQYSTTTTLSSIENWQKNAKKHGLKCNTKIIHHYYDNENFIEAHANLIAKHYKLASRIDKPRVLFSAHSLPLSVIKKGDPYALQVEETVQLIVKKLNIKDLDWSICYQSKIGPVKWLEPSTESELLRAKADGVPVVLSPISFVSEHSETLVELDIEYKAIIKDGYYFRVPTLSIDPLFIKCLADLCINLP; encoded by the coding sequence GTGAAAAAGGCTGTCATTTTATTTAACCTTGGTGGACCAGATTCACTGAATGCGGTCCGTCCTTTTTTATTCAATCTTTTTTATGACAGGAGAATAATCAATCTACCGAATTCCTTTCGGTTTCTTTTAGCAAAGTTTATATCCGCAAAACGAGAAAATACTGCACAAGAAATATATGAGCAAATTGGAGGTAAATCACCAATTTTGGATAATACGAAAGCACAAGCTAATGCTTTAGAACTAAAATTAAATGAAAATAGAAACCATGTACACAAGGTATTCATCTGCATGCGCTATTGGCGTCCATTTGCTGATGAAGTTATTAAAAGTGTAAAACAATTTGATCCTGATGAAGTAATTTTGTTGCCACTATACCCTCAATATTCAACTACCACAACTCTGTCATCCATCGAAAATTGGCAAAAAAATGCTAAAAAGCATGGCCTAAAATGCAATACAAAAATAATTCATCATTATTATGACAATGAAAACTTTATTGAGGCTCATGCTAATTTAATAGCTAAGCATTACAAATTAGCCAGCAGAATCGATAAGCCAAGAGTCCTATTTTCAGCCCATAGCCTGCCTCTCAGTGTTATTAAAAAAGGCGACCCTTACGCCCTACAGGTAGAAGAAACAGTACAACTAATAGTAAAAAAATTAAATATCAAAGACCTTGATTGGTCAATATGCTATCAGAGCAAAATTGGTCCCGTAAAATGGCTAGAGCCAAGCACTGAAAGTGAGCTATTACGCGCAAAAGCTGATGGTGTACCTGTAGTTCTATCACCTATATCTTTTGTTTCTGAGCATTCAGAAACTCTAGTTGAACTTGATATAGAATATAAAGCAATTATCAAGGATGGATATTACTTTCGCGTGCCAACTCTCAGTATCGATCCCTTGTTTATTAAATGCTTGGCTGATTTATGCATAAATCTCCCTTAA
- the gshA gene encoding glutamate--cysteine ligase, which translates to MQNIIHPDLEKSINNWFEAKFNGLTSPFYSSIDLRNSGYKIAPVDANLFPAGFNNLSEESRTVAARLIKSYFEKKQYKKVLIIPENYTRNKMYIENIFAIEKILQLAGFETKIGLFHNETYNLIEQYETVVKENSLLKTTSGFVPDVIILNRDMTSHIPDMLKDVKQDIVPSPLYGWHSRQKFKYFEIYQELASEFCSEFKMDPWLISMLTESCDGVDFDDDSSLRAVATKVDQVLSLVQKKYEEYEIKTQPYVFIKASNGTYGMGIITATSGEEILNLNKKKRHKMKKIKEGIAINSVIIQEGVPTIDIFKSSSAEPLIYYIGDTPTCYLYRCNSRKDVYSSLNATDCEFHDVSQVVESKILSLWSIVSKLAVLALAVEIRSFH; encoded by the coding sequence ATGCAAAACATAATTCACCCAGATTTGGAAAAAAGTATAAATAATTGGTTCGAAGCAAAATTTAACGGCCTTACATCGCCATTTTATAGCTCTATAGATCTCAGAAACTCCGGCTACAAAATTGCTCCAGTGGACGCTAATTTATTTCCTGCGGGGTTCAATAACTTAAGTGAAGAATCAAGAACGGTGGCGGCAAGATTAATAAAAAGCTACTTTGAAAAAAAACAATATAAAAAGGTTCTGATAATACCGGAAAATTATACACGAAATAAAATGTATATAGAAAACATATTTGCTATAGAGAAAATACTGCAACTGGCTGGTTTTGAAACTAAGATTGGCCTCTTTCATAATGAAACGTACAATTTAATAGAACAGTATGAAACTGTTGTGAAAGAAAACTCTCTGCTAAAGACAACTTCAGGATTTGTGCCTGATGTTATTATACTGAACCGTGATATGACGAGCCATATTCCAGACATGCTAAAAGACGTAAAGCAAGATATAGTACCAAGCCCACTATACGGTTGGCATAGCAGACAGAAATTTAAGTATTTTGAAATCTATCAAGAATTAGCGTCCGAGTTTTGTAGCGAATTTAAAATGGACCCATGGCTAATTTCTATGCTCACAGAGAGCTGTGATGGAGTTGATTTTGATGATGATTCGTCACTAAGAGCAGTAGCAACTAAAGTTGACCAAGTATTATCTCTAGTGCAAAAAAAATATGAGGAATATGAAATAAAAACACAACCTTACGTTTTTATCAAAGCAAGCAATGGCACATATGGGATGGGTATTATAACAGCAACAAGTGGTGAAGAAATATTAAACCTCAATAAAAAAAAGCGTCATAAAATGAAAAAGATAAAAGAAGGAATAGCAATCAATAGCGTTATTATACAAGAAGGTGTACCAACCATTGACATATTTAAAAGCAGTTCTGCAGAACCGCTAATATACTATATAGGAGATACTCCAACATGTTACTTATACCGATGTAATAGCAGGAAAGATGTATATTCCAGCTTGAATGCCACTGACTGTGAGTTTCATGATGTCAGCCAGGTTGTGGAAAGTAAAATTCTGTCACTTTGGAGTATTGTTAGCAAATTAGCAGTGTTAGCATTGGCGGTAGAAATAAGGTCTTTTCACTAA
- the hslV gene encoding ATP-dependent protease subunit HslV, with protein sequence MIQHDNNKMYGTTILSIRKDKSVVVIGDGQVSLGHTVIKSGAKKVRRLSGDSVIAGFAGATADAFTLFERLESKLDKHPGQLMRACVELAKDWRMDKYLRKLEAMMIVADKSISLVITGTGDVLEPEDGIAAIGSGGNFALSAARALIDIKGISIEEIAKKAMKIAGDICVYTNHNVVIEKIEE encoded by the coding sequence ATGATTCAACACGATAACAATAAAATGTACGGAACTACTATACTGTCAATTAGAAAAGATAAAAGCGTAGTAGTAATAGGTGATGGACAGGTTTCACTGGGCCACACTGTTATAAAATCTGGAGCAAAAAAAGTCAGACGTCTTTCTGGTGATTCTGTAATTGCCGGTTTTGCTGGAGCAACAGCCGATGCATTTACTCTCTTTGAAAGACTAGAATCTAAACTTGATAAGCACCCAGGGCAATTAATGAGAGCATGTGTTGAACTTGCAAAAGACTGGAGAATGGATAAATATCTGAGGAAATTAGAAGCTATGATGATCGTTGCAGATAAATCTATTTCATTAGTAATTACGGGAACAGGTGATGTTCTTGAGCCTGAAGATGGAATCGCAGCTATTGGCTCTGGGGGAAATTTTGCTCTATCTGCAGCAAGAGCTTTAATTGACATTAAAGGAATATCAATAGAAGAGATTGCAAAAAAGGCTATGAAGATAGCTGGCGATATATGTGTTTATACAAATCATAACGTAGTTATTGAAAAGATAGAGGAGTGA
- the hslU gene encoding ATP-dependent protease ATPase subunit HslU, with protein MSSEQKTLCTNFSNQPITLSEGRSCSSDTYDEKNDLYKDAKSGFDSNDSDIQVNDSTQVLLDDLPPQKIVKELDRFIIGQDDAKRAVAIALRNRWRRNQVPFPLRDEIIPKNILMIGHTGVGKTEIARRLAKLAGAPFIKIEATKFTEIGYVGRDVDSIIRDLVDAAIVLVKEKARKALAKKALILAEKTIINSMVGEDATEESKKIFRERLRNKEFEDGEVSINVRESKSMLPTFDIPGMPGGQVGVMNITEIVGKMFNGSKKTKTITVKVKEAREILINEESERLMDEDKIIKEAIDLVSNDGIVFLDEIDKIAARTEVKGEVNREGVQRDLLPLLEGTTVTTKYGHVKTDYILFIASGAFHQSKPSDLLPELQGRLPIRVELKALTQEDLIRILKEPESSLLKQYIALMKTENVTLEFTDDGIKTIAEIAFTVNRQVENIGARRLHTIMEKLLDEISFIASEKNSEKFIIDSKYVKDKLESISKQLDLSKFIL; from the coding sequence ATGTCTTCTGAACAAAAAACTTTGTGCACTAATTTTTCCAATCAGCCTATAACCCTTTCAGAAGGGCGGTCTTGTAGTAGTGACACCTATGATGAAAAAAATGACCTCTATAAAGATGCTAAGAGTGGTTTTGATTCAAATGACAGCGATATTCAAGTTAATGACAGTACTCAAGTTTTGTTAGATGACCTGCCACCACAGAAGATAGTTAAAGAATTAGATAGATTCATAATCGGACAGGATGATGCAAAGCGTGCTGTTGCTATTGCGCTCAGAAATCGTTGGCGTCGCAATCAGGTTCCATTTCCATTGCGTGATGAAATCATACCTAAGAATATATTGATGATCGGTCATACAGGGGTTGGTAAAACTGAAATAGCTCGCCGCTTAGCAAAACTTGCCGGTGCACCGTTCATAAAAATTGAGGCAACGAAGTTTACTGAAATAGGATACGTTGGACGTGACGTTGATTCGATAATACGCGATTTAGTTGATGCAGCAATAGTTTTAGTTAAAGAGAAAGCCCGTAAAGCCTTAGCTAAAAAGGCTTTAATTTTAGCTGAGAAAACAATAATAAACTCTATGGTAGGCGAAGATGCAACCGAAGAGAGTAAAAAAATTTTTAGAGAAAGGTTGAGGAATAAAGAGTTTGAGGACGGAGAAGTTTCTATTAACGTCAGAGAGAGCAAGAGTATGTTACCTACTTTCGATATACCAGGCATGCCAGGTGGGCAAGTTGGTGTGATGAATATAACAGAAATAGTGGGCAAGATGTTTAACGGGAGCAAAAAAACAAAAACTATTACGGTGAAGGTAAAAGAAGCGCGTGAAATATTAATTAATGAAGAAAGTGAAAGGCTAATGGATGAAGATAAGATAATCAAAGAAGCCATTGATCTTGTTAGTAATGACGGTATAGTATTTTTGGATGAAATAGACAAAATTGCAGCGCGTACAGAAGTAAAAGGTGAAGTAAACAGAGAAGGAGTGCAACGCGATCTGTTACCACTACTTGAAGGAACAACTGTTACAACTAAGTATGGCCATGTAAAAACAGACTATATATTATTTATTGCATCTGGTGCTTTTCATCAGTCTAAACCATCTGACCTCTTACCGGAATTACAGGGCAGATTACCGATCAGGGTAGAACTTAAGGCACTTACTCAAGAGGATTTAATAAGAATATTAAAGGAACCAGAATCTAGTTTATTAAAGCAGTACATAGCTTTAATGAAAACAGAAAATGTGACGCTTGAGTTCACTGATGATGGTATAAAAACCATAGCTGAAATAGCGTTTACAGTTAATAGGCAAGTGGAAAATATAGGCGCAAGAAGGCTTCACACTATCATGGAGAAGCTTTTAGATGAAATAAGTTTCATTGCTTCTGAGAAAAATAGCGAAAAATTCATTATAGACAGCAAGTATGTAAAAGATAAACTTGAGTCAATTTCGAAGCAGCTTGATTTATCTAAGTTTATACTTTAG
- a CDS encoding FKBP-type peptidyl-prolyl cis-trans isomerase has translation MVRKIILQMLISIVMILTLTSAFMFTIVYINKGKPEKKDKLYEISATHGGLIQTIAHYLVKPILESALDRYIEKHGLTEYLEEMTQQKEEDSINFYEITEGNGSKAFCGLEVLLQIYKISNNNSATLPSKVSDVTLKIGQDDLKEVSLGVIGMKEGGERVVTIANDNKMNFNSYYVKLIEVKDKYPDSVNNLMVFNDLINKTGKQVRCGDEISVKYSVKEHNGEYIVKDQTVQFRVGDKKIPLAIELGVVGMRAGNKRTILSPPDLLTITDDMLIKDIDYDEENISIIDLSLDVKQEVAAHHSTVEKQPKEYS, from the coding sequence ATGGTTAGAAAAATTATATTACAAATGCTTATTTCCATAGTAATGATTCTCACTTTAACCTCTGCTTTTATGTTTACTATTGTCTATATAAACAAAGGTAAACCGGAAAAAAAGGACAAGCTTTATGAGATAAGTGCCACGCATGGTGGTTTGATACAGACGATAGCACATTATCTAGTGAAGCCAATACTTGAATCAGCACTCGACCGCTATATTGAAAAGCATGGGCTAACAGAATATTTAGAAGAAATGACGCAGCAAAAGGAAGAAGATTCGATAAATTTTTATGAAATTACTGAAGGTAATGGCAGCAAGGCTTTCTGTGGCCTGGAAGTCCTATTGCAAATATATAAAATTTCTAATAATAACTCAGCAACACTCCCTAGCAAAGTTTCTGATGTTACTTTGAAAATAGGTCAAGATGACCTAAAAGAAGTGAGTTTAGGGGTAATAGGTATGAAAGAAGGCGGAGAGCGTGTAGTTACTATTGCCAATGATAACAAAATGAATTTTAATTCTTATTACGTCAAATTGATCGAAGTAAAGGATAAATATCCCGACTCAGTAAATAATCTGATGGTTTTTAATGACTTAATTAACAAGACTGGAAAACAAGTAAGGTGCGGTGATGAGATATCAGTTAAATATAGCGTAAAGGAGCATAATGGGGAATATATAGTCAAAGATCAAACAGTGCAATTTAGGGTTGGCGATAAAAAAATACCACTTGCTATAGAGCTTGGAGTTGTGGGAATGAGAGCTGGTAATAAAAGAACTATTCTTTCTCCGCCTGACCTTTTGACTATTACTGACGATATGTTAATAAAAGACATAGATTATGATGAAGAAAATATCTCAATAATTGACTTAAGCTTAGATGTTAAGCAAGAGGTCGCAGCACACCATTCTACTGTTGAAAAACAGCCTAAAGAATATAGCTGA